A stretch of DNA from Benincasa hispida cultivar B227 unplaced genomic scaffold, ASM972705v1 Contig737, whole genome shotgun sequence:
ATCtgtccgttttatcaattattgtcctttttttaaattccgttgccgaattcatttttttttaaattcagttTCCGAATCCATATTTCAATTAATCGTATATGAGTATTATACAATATAGAAGATAAAGTCTCaatatgagacagtagatatgatatatagatattccacattattcttactatcagtctcaatatgataaccattgtaacgtatatctttagaacttagaagatttctctttgattaaaacttagaagatttttctttgattgactaaagaacaatgcattgtcaattgtaaattttgttcctacTGAGCAAAATACTATTTATTTTGCCAAAACCTTCAATCAAgcttgcagaacctgatattgtatttacttttacttttagcattgtcaatttggaaaagtattttttatttgtaaatattgtattaGTAGTTGCACTGtttgccagacatagatcttattttctcattttttagtcacccaacatataaaaatgatccatgtttcttcattaaaagaaaataattacaataagaaaaacaacacttaaaatatacaaaagttactaaaaaaaatcatgaagatagataaaagaaaacaacaacattaagtttagatgttctcaaagtcaaaagaaacatttgatgtGCCATCAACTgtgccaatcttctcttcaggagattcaaggaagtccgccacatccaaatttgtcattgAAGataggtcaaatatgtcattatcctagtattcaaaatttgcttccacatttttctctttttccttcaaggaggcttaatagaggtcaactaagtgttttgacgtacgataggtacgtgaccaatgctcCGTCATTCCTCATcggaaacatttattttcaacactctttgaacttttatcttgtggagtttttcctttttgatcatcattttatgtggttcttttgaaatttaaatgattagaacaatcaccatgaaaataataattatttcttcctctgtcacggtcacgacctcgaccgcgactatgacctcgaccacgattattattaaaatgtacagcattcacttcagggaatggtgttgttccggttggttgagattcatgatttttcatcaataatttgttattttgttcggccacgagaagacatgaaattaattcagaatactgtttaaaatcCCTCTCTCGATATTGATGCCGCATGAGtatatttgagacatgaaatgtagaaaatgtcttctctaacatatcaacatcaataattttctttatgcataacaacaattttgaactgattttaaataatacgGAAtagtaatcacttactgatttgaaatcttgtagcctcaagtgcatccactcataacgagctttaggaagaataactactTTTTGATGATTATAcacttctttcaaattttctcacaAGATAtagggatcttttattgtaagatactccattttcaatccctcgtagATATGATGATgtaggaaaatcatagcttttgctttgtcctgactggatgtcgtatttccttctttaataatctccccaagattcatagcatccaggtggatttcggTATCAAGTACTCATACTCTCGATCCTTCTGGTACCTTTTTCACTAAATCTCTTTTTACTTATTTGTCTAACCATCTTTTACCTCTTATATCTTTACCTGGCTCTGGAAGgctaaaataagaaattaagtTGTTGCTTGGTTGGTTACCTTTGGAAGGTTAAATTCCGCGGACTAAAGTTCTTCTTACTTGGTTCTGGGACCTTTATGGCATGTGTTATTCAAGAGGGTAATGGAGGATCTGTACTACTTGCTTTGGAGTTGTCCCCCGAATTACTAAAGGATTACTAAAGACGAGTCTCCTAGTCTGTAATGATCAAGAATGACTATTGTCGTATATATCAAGGGtgataaattctaattttgtgagatttgtcctgacaacactatcataaaatattgtacttatgttagaaatttaataaatattgaatatgaaaaatatattaaatttattaattataacgaaaagggaaaaaccgacatacctttaggacccaCCTTTAGCAGGGAAAATGacaggagctcgtgctgataatgtGTTGTGATCGAGAAGCACAATGAGAATACgtatattgaaaaaatataatataataatatatttaaataataataattaaataaataaaataactaaaagcaTAAAATAACTACAATTATAAAACTGTATAACATATAAattgaagtggaattctcaccaatgtataTATGATATCTCTACAAGATCCACAAATGACCACTTATTTATAGGAAATTTTAGAAAGTAAAAAGTGGCACACTTGAACATGCTTAGGTGGTTGAATGACACATAGCCAACGTATgtgataatggaaaaatgatACTTGATATTAGACACTAAACATGATCCTAATAcgcatatattatttttatataatatttataataacataattattttcCTATCAAAATTACATAATTTTCACTAATGCCAATATTCAATCTCCGATCCTATAAATCAAACGCCCGCCTCGAAGGGTACGCCGGTAGCCGGAATCCAAGCCCCACCGTGAAGAAACTCGGTCACCGTGAAAGGCCGCGCCTCCTCCGCACTACGGAGGACGTGAAATCCCGGCCAACTAACCCTAAATCTCGTCGAAGAACCGCCGCCCCTGTTCTTAAACTCTGCATAAAACAGAGTCGAAACCGCAAAATCCCCCCTCCATTCTGCCCAGCCTTTCGGATCGATCAATCCGTCCAAATCCGTCGCTATAACCACCGTCCTCGAAAACCTCTTCCACGGGCGCCCGAGGTAGGTCCTGTACTGAGCCTTTACGGGGGCGAAATCTGGCGCCGGCCGGACTCTGGAGTCGATGATCGAAATTCCAGTGGCCTCGGCCGGATCGTCGCGGCCTTGGGCGGTGATCATGTTGGCTTGGTGGCGAATCGGCCGTCTGACGAAGATTTCACAGTTCTGGAGGACGGCGGCGGAGTTCCCGAAAATGAAATCGACGGTGCCGTAGATTTGACAGTCACGGTAGAATTGACGGAGGGAATGGAGGAAGAGGGTGTCCTGATAGCCTTTTATTACGCACCGGTATACAACGGCAAGGTCGGAATTCAGCCGTAGCGCCACGGCCTGTTGCTTTTCCGGTCCGGCGATGTTCTCGAATGTTATGTCCCTCGCCCAAAATCCGTCACCGGAAACTCCTGCTCAGGTACGGGAGttctttcaaatttcaaattagttttatattgttTGATGACTCGACTGCCTGGTTTTATCTCCatgttcttttaaattttcagttttgatgtttgctTTTAAGCCAAAAATTGCCTATATCGTAGAAaggttcaaaattttattttgggggaaaaaaaacaacaaaacagcACAATTTTTCTTTACTATATTAAAGACAAATCAAAATGTtagattctatatatatattctagacatttttttatttagaaatattttcaactaCAAATTTCGTGCTTTCTTACCTATTTAGATGTAAAAAcatgtaattttaatatgatgttttttttttaaaaaaaaaatcataattctTGCGTTTTCTTTTTATTAGAGTCGATTCCAcctctttctttcattttcttaaaaaaaaattgtttaaatcaaataccaatttaaactttataaacTCTCATACGAGATTCGTCCTTCAAGTTTAAtttaatagattaattttttaaaaaaaatctgtaGCTTAATGAATATATCGCTTAGGTCCTTAagcatttaatttttgaaaaatgttagTTGTTCAGGCTCACCAAATGTAGCTGAGTTATAAGTGGTGGCGCCGTCGGGCACGTTGCGACTACCGATGACCATGGTTTTGTCTGCGCCGTCGCCGACAACCATGATATTCTTCAACTGTATTCCAATTTCCACATTCTCCTTGTAAACGCCGGCTTTCACGTATATCACAATTCTCTCCCCTCGCCGTCTCCGTCCAGTCCTCGTTAGAGCCACCACCGCGCCGTTTATGGTTGTGTGGGTGCCAGAGCCGTCCTTTGCCACCACATAATCCGCCTTCGACGTCGCCGGATTCCACTTCGCCAAGTTGATTCCTCTGTTTTCTCTCCATTTCCGTTTCTCCACTACTTCCCACcctgaaatttcaaaattatatccCCATATATAAAACGAAGGTCTTTCATgtcttctaattttattttttcttttattattattattttttattttgagtgttgaacttttcaaatgccCTGTcctttagtttttctttttcctcattttgaattatatatacTCACCAAAATCCAAATCAGAGTTTCTTTATAATCAAAAAATGGATGCAGAAGGGGCTtgagaaaatttgtttttctttttttttgttttgttttgttttttaattttaaaaataactataacaagtaaataaataaataatgtgtTAATCATTGCAATTAGTTTATTTTGCTTtttccaaataataataataataattctatattagctttcaaattatattcctatagtgttttttttctttgtaaaattTATTGCTATTTTATGTTACAATACTCATTTTTGTCCACTACTTTTGAATTTGTTCAATCATCaaacttgaaatgttcaattttaattattatttttaataaatcataaatttaaatactatattattattatttgactatATTCTCTAATactatattattattgttattttcaaagATTCCTTATCTGAGttttttcctctaaattttGGAAACATGTTCCCAACTTGTGTTTTttgcatgaaaaatataaaaattattattattattactacttaACCAATctctataaaaataaaatttgagagGCTAAATTTAAGATTCCATAAGAATGAGAACTCGaagacttaatttaaaatttattataaatataagaactaaaattgaacactTGAAAAGGTAGAAAATTAGGAACTAAAATGTGGtatttaaactttattattATCCAATGACTTTTTGTTAAGGttaactttcaaaaaataaaaataaaatcagggTAAATTATAAAAACACCACTTAAATATAGTAGTAGTTATAATTACATTCTCAAACTTTTCATTAGTAAAACTGGGTCActaaacttttataattattaaaattactcTGGAACTTACAATAATTATTAAGATAAAAATTCAATCCTCAAATTTatacaaatgttataattaatacaattaattaaatttcaacatccaattttaaaaattaaaagaagttATAATTACATCTCCCACCTTATTTTAGGGATATTTGTGCAAATTAcccaaaaatcaaatggttaggagtttaaattatttatttatttttggttcttgattttttttccttttttctttttgcaagtGATCGATAGCACATACTTAAAcataaaagtatatatatatattttaaaaagaagtctattacaaaaatatataagttGGAATAAGGATTGATGATTGCAGGTGCTTACCGATCCGCTTCTCCACGGCAGCGATCTTGTGGTATAAACGCAGAGCTCCGGTGAGCAACACGGTCAAGTTATTCCCATCCACCGCCGTCGCAGCGCCGACCTCTTCCAATCCATCCAAACAACTCCGATGGTTAGCCACGGCGGCGCTAAGCCACATCCAAGCATCTTCCGCCGTATAATTCTCTCCAACCAACATTCCGGCGAGCCGCCAGTCCGCCTCCTCGTAGAGCGTAGCGCAATCGCCAAGTGCGGCCTGTAGATTCCGATGCCCAAACGGACGTCGTTTTAAATCAGCTATTCCGGTTCTGGCTTCCCTAAACCCGGCCTGGGCCAACCGAACCGGGTCCAGCTCGGGCAACGAAGAATTAGGGGAAGTCAGCAGGGCCAGGGGTaagaagaggagaagaaagGTAGCGAGAGGGaagggcattttggtaattGCGGCCgaggagaaataaaaaaaagaagtttttgtAATGTAAATGTAAATGAATTGATTAGTGAGTGTAAGTGAGAAAAATTAATCGATAGAATATAAATAGGTGGGTGTGGAGAGAGATAAGAAGTGGGTGTAAGAAATAGAAACATCTGGAGTGTGGGTGTGACCAAGTGTCACGTGGGTGGTAAGAgaattttcttttggtttttttcttAACCAAATACACATGTTCATGTTAgaattttcttttggtttttttagttttttattcgATTAAAACAAATCTTATGGATATTATTAATGTAAGCAATATTATTACATTAGGTCGTTAACAGTAATTTAgcatttagaatttaattttagggTTATATCAAGAGGCAGTAATAAAATTCCtacttacttaaaaaaaaaaaatagaatttaattttacaagtTTTCAATTACCATCAAATAGttctaaattgatttttttttttttttttttttgtgtgtgtgtgtgtgtgtgtgtgggaGGATCCTTCTAAAGTGAGACGGTTAAGGAAGCCCACTAATTTGGTTGTTTATTTTTCCTCAATGTAAGCCCATGATATAAGGACCCAATATtaacaaaatttgttattttttattctttattctcataaatatatatataaaaattagagTTTTCTCTTGCACCAATTATCTCTCCAATGGCCttccttttttcattttctcctATTGCCTTTCATTTTGTtaaaatggtatcagagcccatagGAGGAGTAGTGTCATGGGTTGAGAACAtagtcattgcacgtgagatcatggactcgttgcaagatttgtttgaacgtcagttcttaatTTTCGAGCACAAAGGTATGGATggcaaaaccagtagtgtcagtttcATAGTTAATCTCCAAGAAgaggaagcaaatgttgctaacTCTGTTGAAGTTCATGGAAGAGAAGTGTtttctgaaatggaacttgaagcttatttaggttctaatACTGATCTCACTACTATCCAAAAGAGAAGGATATataaagacaataaatatgatttattggtcttagagacgtgcttggtagagaatgatgattctgcctggatcctagatccgggtgctactaatcacgtccgttcctcttaccaagtattcagttcctggcaaatgttgccacagggagagatgactctacgagACAacactggtgaggttgtttcagctgttgctgtaggcaggctgaagttatttttagacaagaaacattatctgttactggataatgttttcgtagttcctcatattaagaggaacttaatctcagttttttgtctcattgaacaaggttataccatctctttttctgagaataaagtgtttattttcaagaatggaatggagattagttttggttcaataaaaagtaacttatatgtactaagcccgttagtcataaaagccttgtttaatactgaaatgttcagtatggcaacaacagctaaaagaccacaGGTTTCTCTTAAGGAAAACACCattctttggcatctaaggttagatcacatcaacctcaataggattgagaagttggtgaaaagtggacttctaaagagttcagaagaaaactccttgccagtgtgtgaatcatgcctcgaaggcaagatgaccaaacgatcttttactggaaaaggttatagagccaaggaagccttggagcttttTGTATATTTAgatctttgtggtctgatgaatgttaaggctCGAGGTgagcatgaatatttcatctctttcataaatgattattcaagatacaagtatctctacctaatgcaacgtaagtctgaaacccttgataagttcaaggaatacaaggctgaagttgaaaacttgttagataagaagataaaaacactacgatttgatcgttgtggagagtatatggacctctaattctagaactatatgatagaacatggaatcgcgtcccaactctcggcctcaggtacacttcagcagaatgatgtatcataaaagataaacaaaaccttgttggatatggtttagtctatgatgagttatgctcatcttccagactcgttttgatgttttgcagtggagactacatgcTATATTCTAAACAACT
This window harbors:
- the LOC120069999 gene encoding probable pectinesterase/pectinesterase inhibitor 36; translation: MPFPLATFLLLFLPLALLTSPNSSLPELDPVRLAQAGFREARTGIADLKRRPFGHRNLQAALGDCATLYEEADWRLAGMLVGENYTAEDAWMWLSAAVANHRSCLDGLEEVGAATAVDGNNLTVLLTGALRLYHKIAAVEKRIGWEVVEKRKWRENRGINLAKWNPATSKADYVVAKDGSGTHTTINGAVVALTRTGRRRRGERIVIYVKAGVYKENVEIGIQLKNIMVVGDGADKTMVIGSRNVPDGATTYNSATFGVSGDGFWARDITFENIAGPEKQQAVALRLNSDLAVVYRCVIKGYQDTLFLHSLRQFYRDCQIYGTVDFIFGNSAAVLQNCEIFVRRPIRHQANMITAQGRDDPAEATGISIIDSRVRPAPDFAPVKAQYRTYLGRPWKRFSRTVVIATDLDGLIDPKGWAEWRGDFAVSTLFYAEFKNRGGGSSTRFRVSWPGFHVLRSAEEARPFTVTEFLHGGAWIPATGVPFEAGV